From a region of the Asterias amurensis chromosome 2, ASM3211899v1 genome:
- the LOC139949634 gene encoding D(2) dopamine receptor A-like — protein sequence MEGCIDFNTTTMDNYEGPNAHTVYVCSILNIVLNALLLVFGALGNILILRVYCTKKRKTTTHILIMGLALADLMVCLSLTGYIVESSYTLLGKHIPENMYLYQNYMNIWIGVSVGITGFIAVDRYDSVCRPNRRMFNNRRAKIAILVSFIPSVTAEAPLLVSCIFFSCKVTVLPSWVIQVVGFLTTLFMIGLCYGKVYMTIRRHVRVDINTVSHEQLPERGGRDTQRKLAIGMIEQRSKSRGCQNNRVQRNGSPCSANQPQTFHLTHATPVLVVASQNSDGTARIVKALDRTTREVDEGRFDSTIFIEQAPTHVGQTGMLPANRISHKPRYNNAVLHRRTTKMLFVTSVVFLLSWLPFWLASLVSQFGQFDNQDIQYILQSLILKTLFINNAVNPIIYSLANRRFREESGRELRKIMVTCVQY from the coding sequence ATGGAGGGTTGTATCGACTTCAACACAACTACGATGGACAATTACGAAGGTCCGAACGCACACACTGTGTATGTGTGTTCGATTTTAAACATCGTTCTGAACGCTTTGCTGTTGGTCTTCGGAGCTCTTGGCAACATCCTGATACTTCGGGTTTACTGCACAAAGAAACGGAAGACGACCACTCATATCTTAATTATGGGTCTTGCGCTTGCGGACCTTATGGTTTGCCTATCTCTGACAGGATACATTGTTGAGTCAAGTTACACCCTTCTCGGTAAGCACATACCAGAAAACATGTACCTATACCAAAACTACATGAACATTTGGATAGGTGTATCTGTTGGAATCACTGGCTTTATAGCTGTTGACCGATACGATAGTGTCTGCCGCCCAAACAGACGCATGTTCAACAACCGACGAGCCAAGATTGCCATTTTGGTGTCGTTTATTCCATCCGTAACTGCTGAAGCTCCTCTTCTGGTATCATGCATATTTTTCTCATGTAAAGTCACCGTTTTACCCTCATGGGTCATACAAGTTGTGGGGTTCCTCACAACTCTATTTATGATCGGTTTGTGCTACGGCAAGGTGTACATGACAATTCGACGACATGTCAGAGTCGACATTAACACGGTGAGCCATGAACAGTTACCCGAACGAGGTGGTAGGGACACACAGCGTAAGTTGGCTATCGGCATGATAGAACAGCGGTCCAAGAGCAGAGGTTGCCAAAATAACAGAGTCCAACGAAATGGCAGTCCATGCTCCGCCAACCAACCACAAACCTTCCATTTAACGCACGCCACTCCTGTGCTAGTTGTAGCCTCCCAAAACTCAGACGGCACCGCGAGAATCGTCAAGGCGTTAGACAGAACCACAAGAGAGGTGGACGAGGGTCGCTTCGACTCGACGATATTCATCGAGCAGGCCCCCACTCATGTTGGACAAACTGGTATGTTACCCGCCAACAGAATTTCCCACAAACCACGCTACAACAACGCGGTGCTTCACCGAAGAACGACAAAGATGTTGTTCGTAACCAGTGTAGTGTTCTTGCTGTCTTGGCTACCATTCTGGTTGGCAAGTCTTGTCAGCCAGTTTGGCCAATTCGACAATCAGGACATACAGTACATTCTGCAGAGTTTGATACTAAAAACGTTGTTCATAAATAACGCCGTGAATCCCATAATTTACAGCCTAGCAAACAGACGGTTTAGAGAGGAAAGCGGGCGAGAGCTTCGGAAAATAATGGTTACATGTGTGCAATATTAA